The following proteins come from a genomic window of Dreissena polymorpha isolate Duluth1 chromosome 1, UMN_Dpol_1.0, whole genome shotgun sequence:
- the LOC127865115 gene encoding sentrin-specific protease 1-like — translation MYDLLMLPQCKGNNHWVLLVASVMSRTVTIYDSLGGNNKALFDLFCQFMCQQAQIVKDGLEKFSSEFKAPPCNKQRHGNSCGVFALMTAKCLVMKKHPTMLRQAHDSFYRD, via the exons atgtatgatctacttatgctgccacaatgtaaaggcaacaatcactgggttttgctggttgcaagtgttatgtccaggactgtaaccatttacgactcgttgggtggtaacaacaaggccttgttcgatttgttctg ccagttcatgtgtcaacaagcgcaaattgtgaaagatggcttggaaaaattcagttcagagttcaaagcgccaccttgcaacaaacagcgccatggaaacagctgtggagtgtttgcattgatg actgccaaatgtttggtcatgaaaaagcatcccacaatgttgcgacaggcccatgattcattttatcgagactag